One window of the Carassius auratus strain Wakin chromosome 20, ASM336829v1, whole genome shotgun sequence genome contains the following:
- the LOC113120717 gene encoding uncharacterized protein LOC113120717, which yields MEELLKHLTEVSIRQQQIVEHMAARQGETERELAALRTTTAQRAPLPDPRVQAAQLVPRMTASDDVELYLQMFEATAVREVWPMDEWAHLLAPLLTGEAQRAYYSLTPSRRASYDELKKELLGRVGLSPICAAQQFHDWEYRPRLPARAQAAELTRLAHHWLLAGDPSAHQVAERVAVDRLLRALPRSIRQAVGMRNPSSVDEVIEAIELADAAYHREAGERAPPFPRRVVQERRTPEGTSRHMSRPAVPGPQDEPMPTEPPRSPGRAWLAGCAVHDPPAGATRAEVAVNGRPFSALLDSGSSITLMRPTVLPPRSGAKARMAITCVHGDTRRVPTRRVAITAAPGTWSLEVGIVKDLPVPVLLGRDWPGFDRLLAAAAQPASSTGNRRRRRPEKGPPRHPVLLTSDSPREGEPPSQNSDLYFDVFQQVAGGGAFAKEQHEDDRLKNCWSQVRVAEGEDLQPAPHPIPHFVIRNGLLYCAAQRRGEEKLLLVVPRSKIGTVMELAHAHPMAGHLGAQNTVQRIRDRFHWPGLDADVKRFCQACPICQRTSPHTPPPSPLIPLPIIEVPFERIGMDLVGPLPKSARGHEHILVIVDYATRYPEAIPLRKATAKAIAQELFLLCSRVGIPAEILTDQGTPFMSRLMADLCRLMKVKQLRTSVYHPQTDGLVERFNQTLKQMLRRVAAEDRRDWDQLIPYVLFGIREVPQASTGFTPFELLFGRQPRGLLDVAKEAWEQQPVNLRTTVEHVRQMRERVDRVMPLVREHLTKAQQAQQRHFDRAAQPREFQPGDHVMVLVPTSACKFLARWQGPYTVLERVGPVTYRVRQPGRRRPEQLYHVNLLKRWVGTGPQLAALTASTPVVVDVNPHLSAAQKAELQHLVGQFSDVFSPRPGRTKVVEHDVRTPPGVIVRQRPYRVPEARRHAIEEEVQEMLRLGVIEPSRSPWSSPIVMVPKPDGTLRFCNDFRRLNEVSEFDGYPMPRVDELLDRLGRARFISTLDLTKGYWQVPLTKEAKAKTAFSTPSGHWQYRVLPFGLHGAPATFQRMMDILLRPHMSYAAAYLDDVVVHSETWGEHLERLRRVLLELRRAGLTANPRKCHLALSEAKYLGFQVGRGLIRPQEKKVEAILSAPKPSTKTQKAALKPQPRRTTVTPAQPRHAHKRDTRTRTRRPALSTLPHWHSQ from the exons ATGGAAGAATTGCTcaaacacctcaccgaggtgagcatccgccagcaacaaatTGTCGAACACATGGCCGCGCGGCAAGGGGAAACTGAACGGGAGCTCGCCGCGCTTCGCACTACCACCGCCCAGCGCGCTCCGCTGCCTGATCCCCGCGTCCAAGCCGCGCAGCTCGTGCCCCGGATGACGGCGAGTGATGACGTCGAGCTGTACCTGCAGATGTTCGAGGCCACAGCCGTGCGCGAAGTTTGGCCCATGGATGAATGGGCACATCTCCTCGCCCCGCTCCTGACGGGGGAAGCACAGCGGGCCTATTATTCTTTGACTCCCAGCCGAAGGGCTTCATATGATGAATTAAAGAAAGAACTCCTCGGCCGCGTGGGTCTGTCCCCGATATGTGCGGCCCAACAGTTCCACGATTGGGAATATCGACCCCGATTGCCCGCTCGCGCACAGGCAGCGGAACTCACCAGGTTGGCGCATCATTGGCTGTTGGCCGGGGATCCCAGCGCGCACCAGGTGGCGGAGCGCGTGGCCGTCGACCGCCTTCTTCGCGCCTTGCCCCGATCCATCCGCCAGGCGGTAGGCATGCGGAACCCCTCCAGTGTGGATGAAGTGATcgaggccattgagctggcggatGCCGCCTACCACCGGGAGGCTggggagcgagcgccgccttttccccgaagggtggtccaggagcgacgcacgCCGGAGGGCACCTCGCGGCACATGAGCAGGCCAGCGGTTCCCGGTCCCCAGGACGAGCCCATGCCAACGGAACCACCACGCTCCCCAGGACGCGCTTGGCTGGCAGGCTGTGCCGTTCACGACCCCCCAGCTGGGGCGACTCGGGCCGAAGTCGCCGTCAATGGCCGCCCGTTCTCGGCGCTGCTGGATTCCGGGAGCTCCATTACATTGATGCGGCCCACCGTCCTCCCTCCACGGTCAGGAGCCAAGGCCCGGATGGCCATCACGTGCGTCCACGGCGATACCAGACGGGTCCCCACTCGGCGAGTCGCCATAACCGCTGCCCCGGGAACCTGGTCATTGGAAGTAGGGATCGTGAAGGACCTGCCCGTCCCCGTCCTCCTCGGGAGAGATTGGCCGGGGTTCGACCGTCTACTCGCCGCAGCCGCACAGCCTGCCAGCTCGAccgggaaccgccgacgccgGAGGCCAGAAAAGGGACCTCCTCGACATCCCGTGCTGCTGACATCGGACAGCCCTCGAGAAGGTGAGCCCCCCTCCCAAAATTCTGACCTATATTTTGATGTGTTTCAGCAGGTGGCAGGAGGTGGGGCTTTCGCGAAGGAGCAGCACGAGGATGATCGCCTGAAGAACTGCTGGTCTCAAGTGAGGGTTGCGGAAGGAGAGGATCTCCAACCAGCACCTCATCCCATCCCTCACTTCGTCATCCGGAATGGCCTGCTCTATTGTGCCgcccagcggaggggggaggagaaGCTTCTGCTCGTAGTGCCCCGCAGCAAGATAGGAACGGTGATGGAACTGGCACACGCTCACCCGATGGCGGGTCATCTTGGGGCCCAGAACACCGTCCAGCGGATCCGGGACCGtttccattggccgggcctggacgccGATGTGAAACGGTTCTGCCAAGCCTGCCCGATCTGCCAGAGGAcctcaccacacacacctccccccagcccgctgatTCCATTACccatcatcgaggtgcccttcgagcgcatcggaATGGATCTCGttgggccgctgccgaagtccgcccgggggcatgaacacatcctggtcatcgtcgactatgccacccgcTACCCCGAAGCTATCCCTCTCCGCAAAGCCACCGCAAaggccatcgcccaggagctcttcCTCCTATGTAGCCGGGTCGGCATACCGGCAGAGATACTGACCGACCAAGGGACGCCcttcatgtcccggctaatggctgacctctgtcGACTCATGAAAGTGAAACAACTCCGGACGTCCGTCTACCACCCCCAGACCGACGGCCTCGTCGAGAGGTTTAATCAAACCTTGAAGCAGATGTTGCGACGGGTGGCGGCCGAGGACCGACGAGACTGGGACCAGCTGATACCTTACGTCCTCTTCGGCATCCGGGAGGTCCCCCAGGCATCCACGGGCTTCACCCCGTTCGAGCTTCTGTTTGGCCGCCAACCCCGAGGGCTTCTCGACGTGGCTAAAGAGGCCTGGGAGCAACAACCAGTCAACCTCAGGACGACGGTTGAACACGTCCGCCAGATGCGGGAGCGAGTCGACAGGGTCATGCCACTAGTCCGGGAGCACctgaccaaggcccagcaagCCCAGCAGCGCCACTTCGATCGGGCCgcccaaccacgggagttccaGCCAGGAGACCACGTAATGGTCctggtccccacctcagcctgtaaATTCCTGGCAAGATGGCAAGGCCCGTACACGGTACTGGAGAGAGTAGGGCCCGTCACCTACAGGGTCAGACAACCTGGGCGGCGTCGACCCGAACAATTATACCACGTCAACCTCTTGAAACGCTGGGTGGGGACCGGACCCCAACTTGCGGCCCTCACCGCCTCTACTCCCGTGGTGGTAGATGTCAATCCACACCTCTCCGCGGCCCAGAAGGCGGAGCTGCAACACCTAGTCGGTCAGTTCTCCGATGTGTTCTCCCCCCGGCCCGGAAGGACCAAGGTCGTCGAGCACGATGTGAGGACACCACCTGGagtcatcgtccggcagcggccctatcgagtcccggaggctcggcgacacgccATCGAGGAGGAGGTGCAGGAGATGTTGAGGTTAGGTGTGATCGAACCATCTCGGAGTCCCTGGTCaagccccatcgtcatggtcccgaagcccgacggcaccctccggttttgcaacgacttccgccgcctaaatgaggtctcCGAGTTCGACGGCTACCCCATGCCCCGTGTGGATGAGCTGCTCGACCGCCTGGGAAGAGCCCGGTTCATCTCTACACTAGACCTCACGAAAGGATATTGGCAGGTCCCCCTGACTAAGGAAGCCAAAGCAAAAACCGCCTTCTctacccccagtggccactggcaataccgggtccttcccttcggcctacacgGGGCCCCTGCCACCTTCCAGCGCATGATGGACATCCTGCTGCGGCCCCATATGTCCTACGCCGCAGCCTATCTGGACGATGTGGTAGTCCACTCGGAGACCTGGGGAGAGCAtttagagcggctccggagggtgctgtTGGAGCTGCGCCGGGCGGGACTAACCGCCAACCCCCGCAAGTGTCACCTAGCGCTGTCAGAAGCCAAGTACCTGGGTTTCCAGGTCGGTCGCGGCCTCATTAGGCCGCAGGAGAAGAAAGTGGAGGCCATCCTGTCCGCACCGAAGCCCTCAACGAaaacccag AAAGCAGCCCTTAAGCCGCAGCCCCGTCGAACCACGGTGACACCGGCACAGCCCAGGCACGCGCACAAGAGGGATACAAGGACACGGACACGAAGACCCGCACTTTCGACACTTCCTCACTGGCACtctcaataa